In Crassostrea angulata isolate pt1a10 chromosome 4, ASM2561291v2, whole genome shotgun sequence, one genomic interval encodes:
- the LOC128179922 gene encoding E3 ubiquitin-protein ligase RNF13-like: MPVDCPIPQHVTGLYVFAVINLICLFHASTVSCDIEVMRTLTNDTINSFQDELASFGPDIPDNGIYGYVLAVEQDIQTKKCTLYHPKIPDVNISDQLTWIALMQRNGCKFDEMVYSAQTLGYGAVIVYNEDGKDEIIKMGGGSRDVGIPSVFVGFTAGSIMKKNFQYDVNRTFYIKIGRDTFIDKPYLIWPFAVVVGTCFVLMLLFMLFKWIRDCQKKRKSRLSSKHLKKIPIKKFKKGDNYETCAICLEDYENGEKLRVLPCAHAYHCKCIDPWLTKRKKTCPVCKRKVIPGANPDSDSESSDEEGPGTSERTPLLAGNNNRTRRSTFDNSGLPEAVRTEVQRVQIRRQSQSSDSDSSEDEVDTIEADITMNTSSEEEEEEAEADQARGGITGIHNTAFTDVHVDAAPHPVDRATQNQAEVDVEVVTVRQSEENKASNHIV; the protein is encoded by the exons ATGAGAACCCTAACCAATGACACAATCAATTCCTTTCAAGATGAACTAGCAAGTTTCGGACCTGACATTCCAGACAATGGAATCTAT GGCTATGTGTTGGCTGTGGAGCAAGATATTCAAACCAAAAAATGCACCCTGTATCATCCCAAAATTCCAGATGTCAATATTTCAGACCAGTTGACATGGATAGCATTGATGCAAAGAAATGGATGCAAGTTTGATGAGATG GTCTACAGTGCTCAGACTCTAGGCTATGGAGCAGTGATAGTGTATAATGAGGATGGAAAGGATGAAATCATCAAGATGGGGGGAG GCTCTAGAGATGTGGGCATACCCTCGGTGTTTGTTGGATTTACTGCGGGGAGCATCATGAAGAAGAACTTCCAGTATGATGTCAATAGGAC GTTTTATATCAAAATCGGCAGGGATACATTTATTGATAAGCCTTACCTGATCTGGCCTTTTGCGGTTGTAGTGGGCACTTGTTTTGTGCTGATGCTTCTATTTATG TTATTTAAGTGGATACGAGATtgtcaaaagaaaagaaagtctCGGCTTtcgtcaaaacatttgaaaaagatTCCCATAAAAAAGTTCAAGAAAG GAGACAATTATGAGACCTGTGCTATATGTCTGGAAGACTATGAGAATGGAGAAAAATTAAGAGTGCTCCCTTGTGCCCATG CTTACCACTGTAAATGCATTGATCCATGGCTAACCAAGAGGAAGAAGACGTGCCCTGTGTGTAAGAGGAAGGTGATCCCCGGGGCTAATCCAGACTCGGACTCAGAGTCTTCAGATGAGGAAGGACCCGGCACCAGTGAACGCACTCCACTCCTGGCTGGAAACAATAACCGAACTCGAAGATCTACTTTTGACAATTCTg GATTGCCAGAGGCTGTCAGAACCGAGGTCCAAAGAGTACAGATCCGTCGACAGTCACAGTCCAGTGATTCTGATTCATCTGAGGATGAGGTGGACACCATTGAGGCAGACATCACCATGAACACCTCATCTGAGGAGGAAGAGGAGGAGGCTGAGGCTGACCAGGCAAGAGGAGGAATTACCGGTATTCACAACACAGCTTTCACGGACGTCCACGTAGACGCTGCCCCTCACCCTGTGGACAGGGCTACACAGAACCAGGCAGAGGTGGATGTGGAAGTGGTGACGGTGAGACAATCGGAGGAGAACAAGGCCTCCAATCATATTGTGTAG
- the LOC128179921 gene encoding F-box-like/WD repeat-containing protein TBL1XR1 codes for MSFTSDEVNFLVYRYLQESGFVHSAYTFGIESHISQSNINGALVPPAALLNIIMKGLQYTEAEISIGEDGAQAKNIEALTLIDAVMPDVVESKKQAAQPAPKIKTEPASTNGEEATPAEIANHTDAMEVEVGQEIPTNKATVLRGHESEVFICAWNPTNDLLASGSGDSTARIWNMNDNSCYSANQLVLRHCIQKGGTEVPSNKDVTSLDWNCEGTLLATGSYDGYARIWSTEGRLVNTLGQHKGPIFALKWNKRGNYILSAGVDKTTIIWDASSGNCTQQFAFHSAPALDVDWQSNATFASCSTDQCIHVCRLGMERPMKTFQGHTNEVNAIKWDPQGQLLASCSDDMTLKIWSMRQDPCVHDLQAHSKEIYTIKWSPTGPGTNNPNVPLILSSASFDSTVRLWEVEQGRCLHTLTKHQEPVYSVAFSPDGKYLASGSFDKCVHIWNVQSGQLVHSYRGTGGIFEVCWNHRGDKVGASASDGSVFVLDLRK; via the exons ATGAGTTTCACAAGTGATGAGGTCAACTTTCTGGTTTACAGATACCTTCAGGAGTCGG GATTTGTGCACTCCGCATACACATTTGGAATTGAGAGCCACATCAGTCAGTCCAACATCAATGGAGCCTTGGTTCCACCTGCTGCTCTCCTCAACATAATCATGAAAGGCCTGCAGTACACAGAGGCTGAAATCAGCATTGGAGAG GATGGAGCTCAGGCAAAAAACATAGAAGCTTTGACTTTGATAGATGCGGTGATGCCTGATGTTGTGGAGTCAAAGAAACAAGCAGCTCAACCTGCTCCTAAAATCAAGACGGAACCTGCCAGCACTAACGGTGAAGAGGCTACGCCTGCAGAAATCG cgaATCACACAGATGCTATGGAAGTGGAAGTTGGACAAGAGATTCCCACAAACAAAGCTACAGTTTTACGAGGACATGAGTCAGAAGTTTTCATATGTGCATGGAATCCCACCAATGATCTACTGGCATCAgg ATCTGGGGATTCAACCGCGAGGATTTGGAACATGAATGACAACAGTTGCTACAGTGCGAATCAGTTAGTCCTCCGACATTGTATTCAGAAAGGAGGTACAGAAGTCCCTAGTAACAAAGATGTCACCTCTCTAGACTGGAAT TGTGAAGGGACTTTACTGGCTACAGGGTCTTACGATGGTTATGCCAGGATATGGAGTACAGAAG GAAGACTAGTGAACACATTAGGGCAACACAAAGGACCAATTTTTGCTCTGAAGTGGAATAAACGAGGAAATTATATTCTAAGTGCAGGTGTAGACAAG ACCACAATAATCTGGGATGCTAGCTCAGGAAATTGTACACAGCAATTCGCATTTCATTCTG CCCCCGCGCTGGACGTGGATTGGCAGAGTAATGCTACATTTGCATCGTGCTCTACCGACCAATGCATCCATGTGTGTAGGCTAGGAATGGAGCGTCCAATGAAAACATTCCAGGGACATACA AATGAAGTTAATGCCATCAAATGGGATCCACAAGGTCAACTTCTTGCCTCGTGCTCAGATGATATGACATTAAAA ATATGGAGTATGAGACAGGATCCTTGTGTGCATGATCTCCAGGCCCATAGTAAAGAAATCTACACAATCAAGTGGAGCCCCACCGGGCCCGGCACAAACAACCCCAATGTACCGCTCATACTGTCCAG TGCATCTTTTGACTCGACAGTGAGGTTATGGGAGGTAGAACAGGGTCGTTGTCTCCACACCCTGACCAAACACCAAGAGCCCGTCTACAGTGTGGCCTTCAGTCCCGACGGCAAATACCTGGCCAGTGGATCCTTCGACAAGTGTGTCCATATCTGGAATGTTCAG agcGGACAGTTAGTGCACAGTTACCGAGGGACGGGGGGAATATTTGAGGTGTGCTGGAATCATCGGGGTGACAAAGTAGGAGCCAGTGCATCAGATGGATCA GTGTTCGTCCTAGATTTGCGAAAATGA